The Halogeometricum borinquense DSM 11551 DNA window AGCGCATCGACTCAACCAGAAAGCCAGCATTCACGAGTTCGTGGACAACGCATGGATGCTTCGAGAGACAGCGGTAGTTAGACCGCCCATCGGTGTGCGAGACGTGAAGGTACCGGACCCGGTCGTCGGCGTCAAGCGTCTCGGAGAGTTCGTCACTCGGTTGCGCGGAGAACTGAATGAGAACGTTCCCGTCGGCGCGGAGCTGCGGCGGCCGAGCGTCGATGGCGGCGTCCGCGTTCGCCGTCGCCGTGGCGAGCGGGCAATCGTCGCCCTCAATTCTGAACTCTGCGACTAGACACTCCTCGATCATTACTAGCGTCAAGCACGCGCGTTATAATAAAGGCAGTCTATAGACTGGTTAACCGGTAAGTGCTGTGCGATGAAAGATGATGATAGAGATGGACCTCGAAACCGTCAAAGAGCGGGCAGGACCACGGGAGTTCTCCCCGAAAGACGACATGCCGGAGGAGTACCGCAAGGCGGCGACGCGGATGATTCAGTTCCACGCGAACTCCGAGATAATGGGCGCGTACCTCGAACGCCCGTTCATCCGAAAGGCACCGAGTCTGGAGCGCAAACTCGCGTTCTCGGCGAAGGTACAGGACGAACTCGGCCACGGGCAACTTCTGTATCGGGCCGCCGAAAGCCTCGGCATCAAGACGCGCGAGGAGATGCTGGATGAACTCGCAGAAGGGAAAGGCAAGTTCCTGAACTGTTTCCACTACCCGATGGAGTCGTGGATCGAGACGCCGATGATCGGGTTCTTCGTTGACGGCGCGGCGATGCGCCGACAGGCGACGCTGAAATCCTCCAGTTGGGAACCGTACGCTCACGCCATGGACAAGGTGTGTTTCGAGGAAGGATTCCACGTCAAACACGGCGAGAGCATCCTCCGAGAACTCTCGCAGGGGACGAAAAAGCAACAAGAACAGTTGCAGGAGGCCTTCGAGATGTGGTGGCCGCGAATCATCCAGTTCTTCGGCCCGACGGACGACAAGTCCACGCACCACGACTTCGCGGCCGAAGTCGGCTTAAAGCAGAACACCAACGACGAACTCCGGAAGGCGTTCCTCAACATGTACCTGCCGAAGGTCGAAAAGTACGGTCTCGAACTGCCCGAGTATCCGCGCATCGAGTACGACGAGGACACGGGCGAGTACACGGTGAACGAGGACGACTTAGACTGGGACGAGTTCTTCCAGATTGCGAAGAACGAGTACGAACCCGGCGTGGGACAGATCGATTCGCGCAAGCGTACCCAAGAGGCGGTCGCGTGGGTGCGCGAAACGATGGACGAGTACGAGGCAAACACCGGCGGCGTGACGCCCGCCACGGCGGACTAAGACAATGATCTGGGAAGTATTCCGACAGGAGAAAAAAGGCGACTATCACCAACACTGCGGGAACGTCCACGCGCCGGACCGCGAGATGGCACTCCTGTTCGCGCAGGTGCAACACGCCCGACGCAAGCCGACGAACAGCCTGTGGGTCGTTCCGAAAGACGAGATTGGCGAAGTAGACGCCGAGCATGCGAAGTTCGGCGGGACGACTGACAAGTCCTACCGGTGGGCGATGACGTTCAACACCGGCTCCGTCGCCGAGGAAGTGGCCGACTCCGAACACGAACAGGCGGAAGCCGAGAAAGGACGAGGTGAGAGCTAATGTCCGTCGAATCGCTCTCCGGGCCGGCGGACCTCACGGACAAAGAACAGGAGGCCATCGAACTCCTGCTTCGCCGCATGGCGGACGACGAGTTCGTCCTCGCGGAACGCTACACCGAGTGGCAGGTTCGCGCACCGACCATCGAGTCCGATATCTCCATCGCAAACATCGCACAGGACGAACTCGGCCACGCGCGCCTGTGGTACGACCTGTTGGAGGACTTCGGCTACACCGAACCGGACCTGCTCTGGGAACGCGACCCGGAGACGTTCCGTCACTCGACCCTCGTTGAACTCCCGTTCGAGGAGGGAGACTGGGCGGACTGCATCGTCCGGTCGTACTTCTACGACGAAGCGGAGCATCTGCGCATGACGGCCCTCGAGAAGTCGTCGTACCCGCGAATCCGTGACCGCGTAGAGAAAGTTCTCGGTGAGGAGGGCTATCACCGCGAACACTCGATGAACTGGCTTCGCCGCCTCGTCAGCAGCGACGAGGGCCGCCGTCGCGTCCAAGCGGCGACGGACCGCCTGTTCCCCTACGCGCTGACGTTCTTCGAACCCGCGGCCGACGCTCCCGAAGCGGAGGCGGCTATCGACGAACTCGGAGTTCGGACGCGAACGCTCGCAGACATGCGCGAAGAGTGGCTAGAGACAGTGACAGAGACGATGACCGAGATAGGAATCGACCTCCGCACACCCGAGATAGATGACGAGGGGAACGTCAGTGCTGACGCGCTTCCCGAACATCTCGGTCGCGACGGCGACCACACCGATCACTGGCAGGTCCTGTTCGACGATTTCACCGAGGCGTACCGCGAGATGGGACTGCACGAGGCGACGCGACTCATGAAGGATCCCGACGATGAGTAGTGAATTCAACGACGACGGCGGGGCAAAATACTGCGCGTACACCGATTACTCGGAGGGGAAGAACGTAGACGGCTTCCCCGCGACGGGTGAGGGAGCAGACGGTATCGAACGCGCCGTGTGGGACGCTCTCTACTCCGTCGAGGACCCGGAGATGCCCATCAGCATCGTCGATTTGGGGCTCATCTACGCCGTCGGCGTTGACGTCGAGGCGGGCGAAGCGCGAATCGACATGACGCTCACGTACACCGGATGTCCCGCGCGGGACATGCTCGAAGACGATATCCGTGAAGCCGTCCTCGCTGTCGAGGGAATCAAAGACGTGATGCTCAACCTTGTCTGGAGTCCTGCGTGGTCCGTCGAGATGGTGACCGAAGCGGGCAAACAAGACCTCCGAGAGTTCGGACTGAGTATCTAACCATGAGAGGACTCGACCCGAGCGTAAACACCAGTGGAAAGGATGAGACGGCCGAGTGTCCGTACTGCGGCGGGACGAACACTGAACGAGAACATCCGAAGGGACCCTCGCTCTGCCGGTCGATGCATTACTGCAACGACTGCGAAGAACCGTTCGAGAAGTTCGGCTAGATCCGGCGGACTCGTCCGGAGCAGTCCATCTCGCACTTATTTTGTTACCCGCGCTGCTGTTAATACAGCCATAAACAGACAGATATTTGAAACAGTCAGATTCCGGAGCGGTATCTGTACAGCGGATTGACGGGCATCAAAACAGCCGGTAAAACGGCTAAGACAAAAACGGGAGAAAGCAGCAGTCGAACGTCGAACCGCGAGCGCCGAACTCAGTCGAGTTTGACGTTCACGTTCTTCGTCTGTGTGTACTCGCGGACAGCTTCGAGACCCTGTTCGCGGCCGTTTCCGCTCTCTTTCGTGCCGCCGAACGGCGTCTGGGGGAACGTTACCGGATACTCGTTGACGCTGACCATCCCGTAGTCGAGAGCGTCAGCAACGCGGTGCGCGCGGGAGAGTTGCTCGGTCCAGATGCCCGACAGCAGACCGTACGGCGAGTCGTTAGCGAGTTCGATTGCTTCCTCCTCGTCGGAGAACTCGATGACTGAGAGGACCGGGCCGAAGATCTCCTCACGGGCGACAGTCATGTCGTTCGTCACGTCGGTGAGGACAGTCGGTTCGACAAAGTAGCCGGATTCTTTGTCCTCGGGGACGCCGCCGCCGCAGGCGACGGTCGCGCCCTCATCGACGCCGGTCTGGATGTAATCGAGAATCTGCTCACGCTGGTCTTCGCTGACGACCGGACCCATCCGGCCGTCGTCGTCGATACCGGATCCGAGCGGAGTCGATTCAGCACCCTCGACGACGCGTTCGACGAGGTCGTCGGCCACGTCCTCGTGGACGAGAAGGCGCGATCCGGCCCAGCACATCTGCCCGGCGTTCATGAAGATGCCGTAGTGGATGCCCTTTGCCGCGGCACCGAGATCAGCTTCGGGGAACACCAGATGCGGGCCTTTTCCACCGAGTTCGAGCGTGACGCCGGTGACGTTCTGCGCCGCATCGGCCATGACGCGCTTTCCGATTTCCGTACTGCCTGTGAATGCGACGTGCGCTACGTCGTCGTGTTCTGCGAGTGCAGCACCCGCTTCGGATCCGGACCCGGGGATAACGTTGACGACACCGTCGGGCAGGCCCGCTTCCTCGGCGGCGAGACCGTAGTAGAGCGCCGAGAGCGGGGTCTGGCTCGACGGCTTTACGACAGCAGTGTTCCCACAGGCGAGTGCAGGCGCGAGCGAACGACCGGCGAGTTGGAACGGGTAGTTCCACGGGACGATGTGCCCCGTGACGCCGAGCGGTTCGCGCGTCGTGTAGTTCAGTCGGTCGCCGGGAACGGGGTTGTGTTCGCCGGTCAGTTTGTCCGTCCAGCCAGCGAAGTACCGGAAGGTGTCGATCACCATCTGGACTTCCATGCCAGCCTCGAACGGCGTCTTGCCGTTGTCGTGCGACTCAACGAGGGTGATTTCGTCTTTGCGCTCCTCGATGGCGTCGGCCATCCGTCGAAGCGCCGCGCCGCGTTCGGCGGGATCAAGTTCAGTCCACTCACTCCCGCGCTCGGCCGCACGGGACGCCGCATCGACAGCGCGGCGAACGTCTTCTTCGCCCGCCAACGCGACAGTCGCGTACTCGGTTTCGGTCGCCGGGTCGAACGTCTGAAGCGTCTCGCCCGATACCGCGTCGGTCCACGCTCCATCCACGTACAGCTCAGAGGGGCCGCTGTATTCCATTACGTCTACCCCTCCGTACTCAAAATTATTAATGATGTGTGATTACGCGTGACGGCGACCGGTTGCACGGGGACAGCGGAACACCTTACCCCGTCTTGTAGACGCCGCGCGCTTGGGCGACGAGCGTGTCGTCATCAGTCGCGTACACGTCTACATCGACCGTTCCGACATCGCCGCCGACGCGGACCACATCAGCCTCGGCGTACAGGTCGCCCGTCCCGGCGTTCAGGTAGTCGATACGCATGTCTATCGTCGGCACCGGCTGATCGACTTCGCTCACGAGGGCCGCGCCGCCCACCGTATCGGCAAGCGTGAAAGCGACGCCGCCGTGCGCCATCACCCGGTCGCTGTTCCACGACAGCTCCTCGCGCATCTCGATACGACCTTCAGCGTGTCCGTCCGCCACTTCAGTCACTTCTACACCGAGTAGCTGGGCGAACGGCATCGACTCGAAGAACTCCTCTACGTCCATCGTTTCCCGTCTCTCACCCAAGCCTCTTTGTCGTTTCGTCGATCCGAGTTGCATCGGGGCAAGTTGCATCGGGGCAAGTTGCATCAGGGCAAGTTACATCGTCTCGGTCAGCGACGGTCGTAGACGCGCTGAACTTTCCCGACCTCGGTTCGCTCAATCGCTCCGGGGGCGACCAAGTCGAGTTTGTCCGGTTCGAGCGACAACACGTTCGAGAGGCGGTCGAGCAACGACTTCCGCAAAGCCGACCGGTCGCCGTCGAACTCCTCGGCAAGTTCGACCGTCAGTTCGAGACGGTCCATCGTCCCCTCCCGCGAGAGGTCGATTCGGTAGTGCGGTGCCACTCCGTCGAACTCCAGCACGACGGACTCTATCTCACTGGGATAGACGTTGACGCCGCGGACGATGAGCAAATCATCCGTTCGGCCGGTCACAGAATCCATCCGTACCATCGTCCGGCCGCAGTCACACGTGTCGTACTCAAGCGTCGTCATATCGCCCGTTCGGTAGCGTAGGACGGGAAGCGCCTCTTTAGTCAGCGTGGTCAAGACGAGTTCACCTTCCTCACCCTCCCCGACGGGATCGCCCGTCTGGGGGTCTATGACTTCGGGGTAGAACTGGTCCTCCCAGATATGCATCCCCGTCTGGGCGCGGCATTCTGCCGCCACACCGGGACCGATAATCTCCGAAAGACCGTAGTTTTCCACGGCTGTCGCACCTAGTCGATCCTCTATCTCCGCACGCATCGGTTCCGTACATGGTTCCGCACCGTACAGAACCGTCTCGACGGGGAGTTCCGCCGGATCGTATCCCATCTCCGCGGCCGTCTCCGCGAGGTAGAGCGCGTACGAGGGAGTGAGACAGATGGCCGTCGCCTCCAAGTCGGAGAGCAGTTCGACCTGTCGCTGGGTCTGACCGCCACCGACCGGGACGACAGCCATCCCCATCGCCGTCGCCCCGTCGTGAAAGCCGAGACCGCCGGTGAAGAGACCGTAACCGTAGGCGTTCTGCAAGGTGTCGGAGGTATCCAGTCCCGCCGCCTCGAATCCACGACACATCACCTCCTGCCAGCGCGCCAAGTCGTTTTCAGTATACCCGACGATTTTCGGCTTCCCCGTCGTACCCGAGGAAGCGTGAATTCGGACCAGCGCCTCCATATCGACGGCAAACAGGTCTGTCGGGTAGTTGTCGCGGAAGTCCTCCTTCGTCGTGAACGGTAGTTTTGTGAGGTCGTCCACGCTCGTTACGTCGTCAGGAGTTACGCCCGCCGCAGCGAGTCGGTCACGGTAGAAGGAGACGTTCTCGTACGCGTGTCTGACTGTCTCTTGCAACCGGGAGTTCTGTCTCTCTCGTAACTCCGTCCGCGGAAGACGCGTCACGTCGGCACCGCTATCGGTCATAGACTGAGGTTTGACCGACGTTCACAAAAGAGTATGCATGATACTGACACACGGCTACTCGACAGCCGACTACGCAACGGCAGACTACTCGACAGCTGAGACGCCGAGGTAGCGGTCGAGTACGTCGTCGTTTGCGGCCACGTCGTCCGCAGATCCCTCGTGGACGACCTGCCCTTTGTCGAGGATGTAGACGTAGTCGGCGGTGTCGAGTGCGACCTGCACGTTCTGTTCGACCAGCAGGATGGTGACACCCTCGTCGTTCAGCGATGCGATTTTCCGCTGGACCTGCTGGACGATAGAGGGTGCGAGTCCCTCGGTCGGTTCGTCGAGCATCAGGAGGTCCGGTGCGGAGACGAGTGCCCGCGCGATAGCGAGCATCTGCTGTTCGCCGCCGGACAGAGCGGATCCGTTACTTTCGCGGTGCCGGCGTAAGTTCTCGAACTCGGAAATGATCTCCTCGACAGCCGGTTTTGTCGTATCTCGGCGGCCACCGATGCGACCGATTTCGACGTTCTCCCGCACCGTAAGACCGGGAAAGACGCGGCGGTCCTCCGGGACGAGAGCGATTCCTTCTCGGGCCGTCTGTTCCGGCGAGTAGTCGGTGATATCGGTACCGTCGAACATCACCGACCCCTCAGTGGGCGCAACAGAACCGTGGATGGTTCGGAGCGTCGTCGTCTTGCCAACGCCGTTCCGCCCGATGAGCGTCACAACTGATCCCGACGGCACGTCGATATCGACTCCTTGGAGGACGCGCGTCGAACCGTACCCTGACACGAGGCCGCGGACGGAAAGCAGCGGGTCGCTCACGCCTCGACACCTCCGAAGTACGCTTCACGAACGTCGTCGTTGTCGGCGATCTCGTCGGGGCTCCCCTCTGCGAGGATGGACCCGCGGTGCAGGACAGTGATCCGATCCGAGACGCGCATCACGAGGTCGATATCGTGCTCGATGAGGAGGAGCGTTCGGTCCGAGAGAACGTCGTCGATGAGGTCCATCGTCGCGCGCGTCTCCTCTGCGGACATGCCGGCCGTCGGTTCGTCCAAGAGGACCATCTCGGGGTCCGTAGCGAGGACGATAGCGATTTCGAGACGGCGCTTGTCGCCGTAGGCGAGAACGTCAGCCATCTCGCCGCCGCGGCCGAGGAGTCCAGACCGGTCGAGGACGCGCTCTGTGTGTTCGTTCACGTCGTCGAACGCCTGCGCGTCGTTGAGATACTCCTCGCTCGGCGTGAAGCCGTCGTCTCGTGCCGCCTGCGCGGCGAGTCGGACGTTTTCGCGGACGGTGAGTCCGTTGAAGACGTTCGTAATCTGGAACGAGCGGGCGAGTCCACGCCGGACGCGTTGGTGTGGTGCGAGCGTCGTCACGTCCTCGCCGTCGAATCGGACCGACCCGTTCGACGGTCGCATCGCACCGGTGAGGAGGTTGAACGTCGTCGTCTTCCCCGCGCCGTTCGGGCCGATGAGACTGCGGAACTCGCCGCGTTCGATATCGAGATTCACGTCGTCAACAGCGACGAGACTCCCAAATTTCTTCGTCAGATTCTCTGTCGAAAGGATTGGATCATTCATGTTCTGCCTCCGTTTCGGTCGTCGCCGGCCGACGGCGTTCGAGCGCCGATTCGACGACGGGGTGATCAAGGACTGTCCGTGGAAGCGACACGAGGCCGCGCGGGACGAAGATAACGAACAGGACGAACAGCGTTCCGATGACTAACTGCCACTGGTCGATGTACGACGAGAGGATGTCCTCGAAAGCGACGAAGACGCCCGCGCCGAGCATCGGCCCGTAGAGCGTCCCCATGCCGCCGAGGACGGTCATTACGATGACCTCGCCCGAGTGTATCCAATGGAGGAACGACGGCGCGACGTACCCGTTGTTGGCCGCGAACAGGCCACCCGCAAGGCCCGCGAGACCACCACTGACGACGAACGCGCGGCGCTTGTACGCCGTCACGTCGTAGCCGACGAACGAGGCGCGTTCCTCGCTCTCGCGGATCGCCTGCAACACTGTGCCGAACGGTGCTCGAATGAGGCGGCGCGCAAGGAGGTAGCCGCCCACCACAACGAGAACGAGGAAGTAGTAGCGGACGAGTCCGCCATCGAGGATGACTGGACCGAAAGCGAGTTCGAACGCCGAGAGGTCGATACCGACGCCCGCAAGTCCGTAGAACGTATCGACGCCGAACAAACCGTCCGATCCGCCGGTCCACTTGAATTTGAACACGGCGTTGTAGAACAGTTGGGCGAACGCGAGCGTGATCATGGCGAAGAAGACGCCCGAGACGCGGATCGAGAGGTAGCCGATGACCCACGCGATGGCGGCGCAAACGATGATGGCGACGGCGAGAGCGACGAACACGGACGGCGTAACGTGCATGAGCGACAGCACCGCCGCGTACGCGCCGACGCCGTAGAACAGCGCGTGGCCGAGCGAAACCAACCCCGCGTAGCCGAGAACGAGGTCCAGGCTCAGCGCGAACAGCGCCCAGATGAGCATGTCCTCCAACAGCGTGACGGCGTACGTGATGCCCGTCAACTCAGCAAACAGGGGAACGACCGCGAGCGCGGTGACGACCGCGTAGCCGAGTTTCTTCCGCGCCGCAGGGGAGAGGACGCCGCCGCCAGACCCGTGCAACAACGCGCCTTCGTGGCTCTCCTCCACCGCGGACCCGAACAGGCCGTTCGGGCGGACGAGGAGGACCGCAATCATCAACAGGAAGACGATGAGTCCCTCCAAGAACGGCGTGTAGGTTCGAGCGAGCGTCTGAACGACGCCGACGAACAACCCGCCGACGACGGCACCACGGAACGAACCCAATCCGCCGAGAACGACGATGACGAACGCCGGGATGATGACCGAGTTGCCCATCGTCGGACTGACGTTCTGGAACGCACCGAGGACGATACCCGCGACGCCAGCGAGGGCCGCGCCGAATCCGAACGTGAGCGTGTAGTACGTATCCACGTTGATACCGAGGTTACGGACCATCTCGCGGTCCTGTGACCCAGCACGGATTATCATCCCGAACTTCGTCCGATTCAAGAGCAGCCACGTCCCGATAGCGAGCATCGCTCCGAAGATGACGATGCCGTAGTTGTACAGCGAGTACGTGAAGCCGAGCAGGGTAACCGGTTGGTCGAGCGCCGCCGGGATCGGAAACGGCTTGGCGGCCTTCCCCCAGACAGCCGTGATGAGGTCGTTAATGATGAGAACTAATCCGAACGTGAGGAGGATGTGGTACAGCGGGTCTCTGCCGTAGAGTCGCCGCACCGCTAACCGTTCGATTCCCATCCCGACCACGGCGACGAGGAGGGGCGCGGCGACGAGTGCGACCCAAAAGCCCGCGCCACCGAGCGGCGCGGCGATGGCGAACGCGAAGTACGCGCCGAGCGCGAACAGTTCGCCGTGTGCGAAGTTGATCACGTCCATCACGCCGAAGATAATAGACAAACCGGCGGCTAACAGGACGTACACCATCCCGACAGTGAGACCGTTGAGTACCTGCTCTGCGACTGCGGTAGCGACGGACATTACGACGAAAGGTTACATCCGAGGTCACCACACGCGGGGAGCGCGTCCGACCCCGATATTTGCTCGTTCAGTTCGACATCCGCGGCACCGCTTCCACTGTCCGGAGCGACGAGTTTACCCGGCCACACTGGATTCATCGCTTGGTGGTCGCAGTCGCGGAACTGATTCGTCCCCATAATGGTCTCCATCTCCAATCCCGGAAGGGCGTCTTTCACCGCCGCGGGGTCCGACGATCCCGCCTCGGCGATTCCCTTCGCGGTCATTCTGATGGACAGATAGGCCACGCGGGCGAAGTTGTCCGGTGGCGTGTCGTACTCGTTTTGATACGCTTCGACGAACGACTGGTT harbors:
- the paaA gene encoding 1,2-phenylacetyl-CoA epoxidase subunit PaaA is translated as MDLETVKERAGPREFSPKDDMPEEYRKAATRMIQFHANSEIMGAYLERPFIRKAPSLERKLAFSAKVQDELGHGQLLYRAAESLGIKTREEMLDELAEGKGKFLNCFHYPMESWIETPMIGFFVDGAAMRRQATLKSSSWEPYAHAMDKVCFEEGFHVKHGESILRELSQGTKKQQEQLQEAFEMWWPRIIQFFGPTDDKSTHHDFAAEVGLKQNTNDELRKAFLNMYLPKVEKYGLELPEYPRIEYDEDTGEYTVNEDDLDWDEFFQIAKNEYEPGVGQIDSRKRTQEAVAWVRETMDEYEANTGGVTPATAD
- the paaB gene encoding 1,2-phenylacetyl-CoA epoxidase subunit PaaB; protein product: MIWEVFRQEKKGDYHQHCGNVHAPDREMALLFAQVQHARRKPTNSLWVVPKDEIGEVDAEHAKFGGTTDKSYRWAMTFNTGSVAEEVADSEHEQAEAEKGRGES
- the paaC gene encoding 1,2-phenylacetyl-CoA epoxidase subunit PaaC, giving the protein MSVESLSGPADLTDKEQEAIELLLRRMADDEFVLAERYTEWQVRAPTIESDISIANIAQDELGHARLWYDLLEDFGYTEPDLLWERDPETFRHSTLVELPFEEGDWADCIVRSYFYDEAEHLRMTALEKSSYPRIRDRVEKVLGEEGYHREHSMNWLRRLVSSDEGRRRVQAATDRLFPYALTFFEPAADAPEAEAAIDELGVRTRTLADMREEWLETVTETMTEIGIDLRTPEIDDEGNVSADALPEHLGRDGDHTDHWQVLFDDFTEAYREMGLHEATRLMKDPDDE
- the paaD gene encoding 1,2-phenylacetyl-CoA epoxidase subunit PaaD; this translates as MSSEFNDDGGAKYCAYTDYSEGKNVDGFPATGEGADGIERAVWDALYSVEDPEMPISIVDLGLIYAVGVDVEAGEARIDMTLTYTGCPARDMLEDDIREAVLAVEGIKDVMLNLVWSPAWSVEMVTEAGKQDLREFGLSI
- the paaE gene encoding 1,2-phenylacetyl-CoA epoxidase subunit PaaE, with translation MRGLDPSVNTSGKDETAECPYCGGTNTEREHPKGPSLCRSMHYCNDCEEPFEKFG
- a CDS encoding aldehyde dehydrogenase family protein; its protein translation is MEYSGPSELYVDGAWTDAVSGETLQTFDPATETEYATVALAGEEDVRRAVDAASRAAERGSEWTELDPAERGAALRRMADAIEERKDEITLVESHDNGKTPFEAGMEVQMVIDTFRYFAGWTDKLTGEHNPVPGDRLNYTTREPLGVTGHIVPWNYPFQLAGRSLAPALACGNTAVVKPSSQTPLSALYYGLAAEEAGLPDGVVNVIPGSGSEAGAALAEHDDVAHVAFTGSTEIGKRVMADAAQNVTGVTLELGGKGPHLVFPEADLGAAAKGIHYGIFMNAGQMCWAGSRLLVHEDVADDLVERVVEGAESTPLGSGIDDDGRMGPVVSEDQREQILDYIQTGVDEGATVACGGGVPEDKESGYFVEPTVLTDVTNDMTVAREEIFGPVLSVIEFSDEEEAIELANDSPYGLLSGIWTEQLSRAHRVADALDYGMVSVNEYPVTFPQTPFGGTKESGNGREQGLEAVREYTQTKNVNVKLD
- a CDS encoding PaaI family thioesterase codes for the protein MDVEEFFESMPFAQLLGVEVTEVADGHAEGRIEMREELSWNSDRVMAHGGVAFTLADTVGGAALVSEVDQPVPTIDMRIDYLNAGTGDLYAEADVVRVGGDVGTVDVDVYATDDDTLVAQARGVYKTG
- the paaK gene encoding phenylacetate--CoA ligase PaaK → MTDSGADVTRLPRTELRERQNSRLQETVRHAYENVSFYRDRLAAAGVTPDDVTSVDDLTKLPFTTKEDFRDNYPTDLFAVDMEALVRIHASSGTTGKPKIVGYTENDLARWQEVMCRGFEAAGLDTSDTLQNAYGYGLFTGGLGFHDGATAMGMAVVPVGGGQTQRQVELLSDLEATAICLTPSYALYLAETAAEMGYDPAELPVETVLYGAEPCTEPMRAEIEDRLGATAVENYGLSEIIGPGVAAECRAQTGMHIWEDQFYPEVIDPQTGDPVGEGEEGELVLTTLTKEALPVLRYRTGDMTTLEYDTCDCGRTMVRMDSVTGRTDDLLIVRGVNVYPSEIESVVLEFDGVAPHYRIDLSREGTMDRLELTVELAEEFDGDRSALRKSLLDRLSNVLSLEPDKLDLVAPGAIERTEVGKVQRVYDRR
- a CDS encoding ABC transporter ATP-binding protein; this translates as MSDPLLSVRGLVSGYGSTRVLQGVDIDVPSGSVVTLIGRNGVGKTTTLRTIHGSVAPTEGSVMFDGTDITDYSPEQTAREGIALVPEDRRVFPGLTVRENVEIGRIGGRRDTTKPAVEEIISEFENLRRHRESNGSALSGGEQQMLAIARALVSAPDLLMLDEPTEGLAPSIVQQVQRKIASLNDEGVTILLVEQNVQVALDTADYVYILDKGQVVHEGSADDVAANDDVLDRYLGVSAVE
- a CDS encoding ABC transporter ATP-binding protein; protein product: MNDPILSTENLTKKFGSLVAVDDVNLDIERGEFRSLIGPNGAGKTTTFNLLTGAMRPSNGSVRFDGEDVTTLAPHQRVRRGLARSFQITNVFNGLTVRENVRLAAQAARDDGFTPSEEYLNDAQAFDDVNEHTERVLDRSGLLGRGGEMADVLAYGDKRRLEIAIVLATDPEMVLLDEPTAGMSAEETRATMDLIDDVLSDRTLLLIEHDIDLVMRVSDRITVLHRGSILAEGSPDEIADNDDVREAYFGGVEA
- a CDS encoding ABC transporter permease, which translates into the protein MSVATAVAEQVLNGLTVGMVYVLLAAGLSIIFGVMDVINFAHGELFALGAYFAFAIAAPLGGAGFWVALVAAPLLVAVVGMGIERLAVRRLYGRDPLYHILLTFGLVLIINDLITAVWGKAAKPFPIPAALDQPVTLLGFTYSLYNYGIVIFGAMLAIGTWLLLNRTKFGMIIRAGSQDREMVRNLGINVDTYYTLTFGFGAALAGVAGIVLGAFQNVSPTMGNSVIIPAFVIVVLGGLGSFRGAVVGGLFVGVVQTLARTYTPFLEGLIVFLLMIAVLLVRPNGLFGSAVEESHEGALLHGSGGGVLSPAARKKLGYAVVTALAVVPLFAELTGITYAVTLLEDMLIWALFALSLDLVLGYAGLVSLGHALFYGVGAYAAVLSLMHVTPSVFVALAVAIIVCAAIAWVIGYLSIRVSGVFFAMITLAFAQLFYNAVFKFKWTGGSDGLFGVDTFYGLAGVGIDLSAFELAFGPVILDGGLVRYYFLVLVVVGGYLLARRLIRAPFGTVLQAIRESEERASFVGYDVTAYKRRAFVVSGGLAGLAGGLFAANNGYVAPSFLHWIHSGEVIVMTVLGGMGTLYGPMLGAGVFVAFEDILSSYIDQWQLVIGTLFVLFVIFVPRGLVSLPRTVLDHPVVESALERRRPATTETEAEHE